The Mycoplasmopsis caviae sequence GGCTAATATATCCAAAAAATTTGCTTTTTAATTGTTGATAATTTTCTTCTATTTTGTCCAATTTTTAAGGTTGTAAAAATTATAGCCAAAACACATAAAAGTTTGGCTATTTTTTTAACAAAACAGCAAAAAATGTGTTATTTTTTGTTTTTGTGTGTACAACATTAAGGTTTACCGCATTTTTAAATGTTAAATTACATTTTTTAAAATTTTGCATATTAAAACATACAACATCATTAAGAAGTTGCTTTTAATTAATTCATTTTGTCTTCAATCCTAAAGTTTTTTCATAACTTTTGGGGATTGACATCATTTGTTAATTTCTTTTTAAATATTCTTCAATCAACAAATAAATTGTTGATTGAAATAAAAAATAACTTATTTAATAAGTATTGAGCCGTTGGCTCTTATTAAGACCTGTCGGTCTTAAGAAGCAAAACTTCTTTTTGTCTTGTAAGACAGGCTTTCTTCTTTTTAAAAAAGAAGAAACAAGAAAAACTTACTTAAATGATTTGTAATTAGCGTCAATAAATTCCTTCATTTCTTTTGTAATATCATTTAACTTTTCAAGATTTTCACTTAATAGTTTTTAATAAATTCAATGTCTTTATTGTTTGGGTTTGCAGAATTCTTAAATATATTTTCAAGTTTTTCAAATGTACTGGATGTTCATGTTCTATTATGAAGCATGGTTTTAATTGTAGGCTCTTACACCTTGATGTTGTGGATCAAGATTTTTTGATATTGCATATACATCGATTGCACTCAATTCGTTTCCTTTCGGTACTCTGGCTTCATATTTTCTTTTCCCTCAACAAAGAATAATTTATTTTCAGGAGTTACCATAAGCTTTGCCTCTCCACTTTCAAACATAGAAACCCTAACGCCATTATTATCAAATGGAGCAAGATATTTGTTGTCATATCTCACAGTATGATTAACTATTTTTCTTTTAATTACAAGATTCATCTCTTCTTCAAAAATTTCAGTATTTGGCTTTCTAAAAACATTTGATTTTTTACTTACTGCTTCGGCCTTTTTAAATTGTTTGTTGTATTCATCAATTAAAAGTTCAATTTTTCCCAAAAAGTCTTCAAAACAGTTGATTCCGCTTGTATGAAAGAATGTTCCTATTCATCTTTGCAATGTTCAAAATGATCTTTCAACATTTGGTTTTGCCTTTGGATTGCTTGCTTGTTATAAGTTCAATTCCTCTTGCATTTAGTGCTTCTTCCATAGCTTGTTCTTGTACTATCTGAACCTCAAAAGTTCTTCTTCTATCCGTTATTATTACTTGTGGAATGCCATACCTTTTAAATAATTGTGTTAGAAGATTTTGATATCCAATTGTTGTTTCCTCAATGTCAATTCAGATTGCTAACAAACTTTTTGTTGTCGCATCAACAACATTATAAATATGGTACTTCTTACTTTCTCCAAAAAGATGAAGTGGTGTTGCATCAATTTCAATAATTTGCCCAAAATCATAGTCAGAACTTTTATTTTGGTAAACACCTTTTAATGGATTTTTATTTAGAATTTTTCATAAATTTTAATAAACTGTGCCTCGATTTTAGAAATATCTTGACCGTTTTCTAAAAACATTCTTCTTCTCTTAATCTCATTTTTTACTTTTCTCGTTGCATATGAACTGCAATAACCAAGTCTAAGCATTCTTTTATAAAAGGTAGTGAAAGGCAACAATTTTTTTCATCATTAGTAAGTCTCATTATTGTAAAAATGCAACAAGGCTACACTAAGATCACCTTTTGATATTTTCTCAATATGTTCCACTAATTCATAATATCTATTAGTTAAATCAATAATAACTGAATCACTTACTTTCACACCCCTAAGTTTATTTTTATTACCATGTGATATACTGATTGCATCTTGGTTATTTGTAGATGCAATCAATATTTGATTTCTATATCTTTTAATTGTTTTTGTTGATGTTCTACAACCCAATTTTCCTAATATTTTTGATATTTCGGCATTTGGTCTATTTCAATATTGTTGAATTTTTTAAATCTAAAATTTTTTTATCTTCATAATCAGTTGTTTTACCTGTATCAACTGCTTGAAATCTGGTTTTAATTACAAGATTTTCCATAATTTAAATTCTCCTTTTTAAAATAATAATTGAAACCTAAAATGGACAAAATAAAAGATAAAAACAGGGTGGACAAAATAAAATAAAACCATTATATCCAAAAAATTTGCTTTTTAATTGTTGTTTTTACCTTTATAATGTTTGTACAAAAACAAGGAGATTTAGCCATGAGAAGAATATTATTACCCAAAACATACACACAAGAAGAATGAGATGCATATAATAGAGAAGAGGCTAAAAGAATTGCCAAAAGAGATTTCTTTAGACAACAATATATTAAAGGTGCTGATGCAAGGTTAGACAAACAACTTGATATTGCCATTATTAAAGTGGACAAATTTGAACATTTATTCAAATAGTCAAATTTACAAAAAGACCTGTTTTATAGGTTTAATGAAAAATTGCAACCGGAATGATCCAGTTGCAATTTTTACTTTTCTTCTTCTTTTTTCTTCAATTCGCCTTTAATGTGGCAAACTCGACATCGGGCTTCGTAAGTGTCATCACCAAGAGAATTAAGGTCTTGTTCATTGGTTTTACGAAAACTAAATCCAGCAATTGATTTACATTTCATACACACAGCTTTAAGTTTAGTTATATGATCAGCAATTGCTAATATTGCAGGAGTTACACCAAAAGGCCTTCTTAAAAAATCCATATCCAAACCAGAACACAAAACCCTAACGCCTTTTAGAACTAATTCATCAATTACATCAAGTATACCTTCATCAAGAAAGTTGATTTCATCAATAGCTACTGCTTTATATGAAGAGTTTCAAAATTTCATTATGTCGCTTGAATTTTGTATATTTTTAGCCACAACCCTCGCACCTGTTCGACTTACTATTTCGGTTTCAGAAAAACGGTTGTCAAATTTAGGCTTAAGCACCAATGTTTTGATGTCTGCAATTTCTAAGATTTTAATTCGTTTAATCAACTCCTCTGTTTTACCTGAAAACATTGGACCTGTTATCACTTCTAAAATACCATCACTTTGTTTTAAATACATTATTCCCCCAAATTAGTAAATAAAAAGTCCAATAGT is a genomic window containing:
- a CDS encoding thymidine kinase; its protein translation is MYLKQSDGILEVITGPMFSGKTEELIKRIKILEIADIKTLVLKPKFDNRFSETEIVSRTGARVVAKNIQNSSDIMKFWNSSYKAVAIDEINFLDEGILDVIDELVLKGVRVLCSGLDMDFLRRPFGVTPAILAIADHITKLKAVCMKCKSIAGFSFRKTNEQDLNSLGDDTYEARCRVCHIKGELKKKEEEK